In a genomic window of Desulfovermiculus halophilus DSM 18834:
- a CDS encoding terminase large subunit domain-containing protein, giving the protein MAVTDKERKLAATLSDPVLWGQAYLYNRDGSGRDYWPHQVEDLRCPAKNIIHLDGRDVGKSIVLSTDALHYAFTTRGGQGLIAAPHQGHLDTIIEEIEFQLDTNPDLMNSIALTKYGKPKIHRKPYFRLEFTNGSVLYFRPAGAYGDAFRSLHVGRVWVDEGAWLTERAWKALRQCLKAGGTLRIYSTPNGLRDTTYYRLTSSEQFHVFRWPSWLNPLWTEDREAELLEFYGGRDSSGWQHEVAGEHGKPSYGAFNVEQFNLCRQDLLEYQKIVITDSELRDCDTEEAAHDRLEMLLNLTPRSGQFWVGGDLGYTNDPTEIVVFQEMEVGERTLLKMILRVHLEHVSYPHIAQIIALLERYYTPAGIGVDNGGNGLAVVQELLTLDKYKGLELEGRLKGYDFGGMTRLAVRDGKEIKKRTKELMTSLINGALQRKQLIFPSDDLEVEDQFTTHTYTLRDGKIIYSKGNDHIIDAVRCAMLIREEGNLDPVGEEVVSLKPVLTNPIFI; this is encoded by the coding sequence ATGGCGGTAACCGACAAGGAGCGCAAACTTGCGGCGACCCTGAGCGATCCCGTGTTGTGGGGGCAAGCCTACCTCTACAACCGGGATGGCTCAGGCCGCGACTATTGGCCGCATCAGGTGGAGGACCTGCGCTGCCCGGCCAAGAACATCATCCACCTCGACGGCCGGGACGTGGGCAAGTCCATCGTGCTCTCGACCGACGCGCTCCATTACGCCTTTACCACCCGGGGCGGCCAGGGCCTCATCGCGGCTCCGCACCAGGGGCACCTCGATACCATCATCGAAGAGATCGAGTTCCAGCTCGACACCAACCCGGATCTGATGAACAGCATTGCCCTGACCAAGTACGGCAAGCCCAAGATCCACCGCAAACCCTACTTCCGGCTGGAGTTCACCAACGGTTCGGTGCTCTATTTCCGCCCGGCCGGGGCCTATGGCGACGCCTTCCGGTCCTTGCACGTGGGCCGCGTCTGGGTCGATGAAGGAGCCTGGCTGACCGAACGGGCCTGGAAGGCGCTGCGCCAGTGCCTCAAGGCCGGGGGGACGCTACGCATCTACTCCACGCCCAACGGCCTGCGCGACACCACCTATTACCGGCTCACCTCGTCGGAGCAGTTCCATGTGTTCCGCTGGCCGTCCTGGCTCAACCCTCTTTGGACCGAAGATCGCGAGGCCGAACTGCTGGAGTTCTACGGCGGCCGCGACAGTTCCGGCTGGCAGCACGAGGTGGCCGGTGAACACGGCAAGCCTTCCTATGGGGCCTTCAATGTCGAGCAGTTCAACCTCTGTCGGCAGGATCTGCTGGAGTATCAGAAGATCGTCATCACCGATTCCGAGCTACGCGATTGCGACACCGAGGAAGCGGCCCACGACCGGCTGGAGATGCTGCTCAACCTCACTCCCCGCAGCGGGCAGTTCTGGGTCGGCGGCGACCTGGGCTACACCAACGACCCCACCGAGATCGTCGTATTTCAGGAGATGGAGGTCGGCGAGCGGACGCTGCTGAAGATGATCCTGCGCGTGCATCTTGAACACGTTTCCTATCCGCACATCGCCCAGATCATCGCGCTGCTGGAGCGTTACTACACCCCGGCTGGCATCGGCGTGGACAACGGCGGCAACGGCCTGGCCGTGGTTCAGGAACTGCTCACCCTGGACAAGTACAAAGGGCTGGAGCTGGAAGGCAGGCTCAAGGGATACGACTTCGGCGGCATGACCCGGCTGGCGGTGCGGGACGGAAAGGAAATCAAGAAGCGCACCAAGGAGCTGATGACCAGCCTCATCAACGGAGCACTACAGCGCAAGCAGCTCATTTTCCCCTCGGACGACCTGGAGGTGGAAGACCAGTTCACCACCCACACCTACACCCTGCGGGACGGCAAGATCATCTATTCCAAGGGCAACGACCACATCATCGACGCGGTGCGCTGCGCCATGCTGATCCGGGAGGAAGGCAACCTCGACCCGGTCGGCGAAGAGGTGGTCTCACTCAAGCCGGTGCTCACCAACCCGATTTTTATCTGA
- a CDS encoding ATP-binding protein yields the protein MIDLLKEIILDFQEIDLPTGVPRRVAVSPVPGKATVCIGVRRSGKSTFMFQLMKKLQDTGVARQNILYLNFFDDRLHSLQHDNLGVILEAYFSLYPEKKNAEKVYCFFDEIQVVPGWEPFVDRLMRMEKCEVYITGSSAQMLSREIATQMRGRALSWEMFPFSFREFLDYKGIESDGPLSTKKRLTVQKAFKEYWETGGFPEVAGLNRMLRIKTHQEYFNAMLFRDLVERHDISHPKAVTDLAHWLVDNTGSLYSINNLTGYLKSLGHKAPKPAVSDYLEWFEDAYVLFTVRIFDASLARANTNPKKIYCVDHALVTSISSGILVNSGHLLENLVFTALRRVTPDIFYYKTKAGREVDFIAGRQGPSRMLVQVCESMADQQTRKRETTALAEAMTELKLSHGIIVTRNEEEQIQVDSGKIDVVPAWRFLLNMPESA from the coding sequence ATGATTGACCTGCTTAAAGAAATAATCCTCGATTTTCAGGAGATTGACCTTCCGACGGGTGTGCCCAGGCGGGTTGCTGTTTCGCCAGTGCCGGGAAAAGCCACGGTTTGCATCGGTGTGCGCCGCAGCGGTAAATCGACTTTCATGTTCCAGCTTATGAAGAAGCTGCAGGACACTGGCGTTGCCCGTCAGAACATCCTCTATCTGAACTTTTTCGATGATCGTCTGCATAGCCTGCAACACGACAATCTGGGTGTGATTCTGGAAGCCTACTTTTCGCTCTATCCGGAAAAAAAGAATGCCGAGAAGGTTTATTGCTTTTTCGATGAGATCCAGGTCGTACCTGGCTGGGAGCCCTTCGTTGACCGCTTGATGCGCATGGAAAAGTGCGAGGTGTACATTACCGGGTCGTCGGCTCAGATGCTCTCACGAGAGATAGCGACCCAGATGCGCGGCCGGGCACTCTCCTGGGAAATGTTCCCGTTTTCATTCCGGGAGTTTCTCGACTACAAGGGGATCGAGAGCGACGGTCCACTCTCGACCAAAAAACGTCTGACTGTCCAGAAGGCATTCAAGGAGTACTGGGAAACCGGTGGCTTCCCCGAGGTTGCAGGCCTTAACCGTATGCTGCGAATCAAGACCCACCAAGAGTATTTCAACGCAATGCTGTTCCGGGACCTTGTTGAACGCCATGATATCTCTCACCCCAAGGCGGTCACGGATCTGGCGCATTGGCTGGTGGACAATACGGGTTCCCTCTATTCCATCAACAACCTGACCGGCTACCTGAAATCCCTGGGGCACAAAGCGCCGAAACCCGCCGTCTCCGATTATCTCGAATGGTTCGAGGATGCCTACGTTCTGTTCACGGTGCGCATCTTTGACGCCTCGCTGGCCCGGGCCAACACCAACCCCAAGAAGATTTACTGCGTCGATCACGCGCTGGTGACGTCGATCAGCTCCGGCATTCTGGTCAACTCGGGCCATCTTCTGGAGAACCTGGTGTTCACCGCGCTGCGTCGGGTCACGCCGGATATCTTTTACTACAAGACCAAGGCGGGCCGGGAGGTTGATTTCATCGCCGGACGACAAGGCCCGTCCCGCATGCTTGTTCAGGTTTGTGAATCGATGGCCGACCAGCAAACCCGCAAGCGGGAAACCACCGCGCTTGCCGAAGCCATGACCGAACTGAAACTGTCGCATGGCATTATCGTGACGCGTAACGAGGAAGAGCAGATACAGGTAGATTCCGGAAAAATTGACGTGGTGCCCGCCTGGCGGTTTCTGCTGAACATGCCGGAAAGCGCCTGA
- a CDS encoding phage portal protein family protein encodes MESTAHQDEQPESLDTTGFVIAPLAAAAALDSAAFSKVNAAEAIPATWEERARKAWEYYVEEPLVKNCVNSWRTFAVGDEIKITSDDENLKEQALEAAWRLNITQFIKDMVLQLLVKGDAIGFKRFTKSGQDIEELVCVNPVSVKVKYAQGELIEARQFPEDTPGGGESIPLPVEQVLHLKWDAPAFSPRGNSLVLPAFQAIELLRDYRRAEQAIAKRWATPFRLLKVGGAFGQKMVMPDQRMLEQVRDMVNKMDMKSGLVVPFYVNVETHGTDGQVLNVEDKVKEVKEDIVVALGLSRSLVTGDGPNFATASVSMQKMMVMIREIKQAARKLLDWVFDDWIELNGHGDKSIQFIFNDLDPSDAVDFKKLLIELYDRKLISRSSLQLKMDLDPDIEAANREKERKQIDLMDEKQVKPVVDMVVSGILSVPRARKMLGIPAEDDEPTAEAALVWSGDLESTGDAAVCDECSHFIADTNHCRVHNSERTFDAPACRFIDRREPR; translated from the coding sequence GTGGAAAGCACCGCCCATCAGGACGAACAACCCGAAAGCCTGGACACCACCGGCTTTGTCATCGCGCCGCTGGCCGCAGCGGCCGCGCTCGACTCGGCAGCCTTCAGCAAGGTCAACGCCGCCGAAGCGATTCCGGCCACCTGGGAGGAACGCGCCCGCAAGGCCTGGGAATACTATGTCGAGGAGCCGCTGGTGAAGAACTGCGTCAACTCCTGGCGCACCTTCGCTGTGGGCGACGAGATCAAAATCACCAGCGATGACGAGAACCTCAAGGAGCAGGCTCTGGAGGCAGCTTGGCGGTTGAACATCACGCAATTCATCAAGGACATGGTTCTTCAGCTCCTGGTGAAAGGTGACGCCATCGGCTTCAAGCGCTTCACCAAGTCCGGCCAGGACATCGAGGAACTGGTCTGCGTCAACCCGGTTTCGGTCAAGGTCAAATACGCCCAGGGCGAGCTGATCGAGGCCCGGCAATTTCCCGAGGACACCCCCGGCGGCGGGGAATCCATTCCTCTGCCCGTCGAACAGGTGCTCCACCTTAAATGGGATGCTCCGGCCTTTTCGCCCCGGGGTAACTCCCTCGTGCTTCCCGCCTTTCAGGCCATCGAACTGCTGCGCGACTACCGCCGGGCCGAACAGGCCATCGCCAAGCGCTGGGCAACGCCCTTTCGTCTGCTCAAGGTGGGCGGCGCGTTTGGCCAGAAGATGGTGATGCCGGACCAGCGGATGCTCGAACAGGTCCGCGACATGGTCAACAAGATGGATATGAAAAGCGGTCTGGTGGTCCCGTTCTACGTCAATGTCGAAACCCACGGCACCGACGGTCAGGTCCTCAACGTCGAGGACAAGGTCAAAGAGGTGAAGGAAGACATCGTGGTGGCCCTGGGCCTGTCACGCTCGCTGGTGACCGGCGACGGCCCGAATTTCGCCACCGCCTCGGTGAGCATGCAGAAGATGATGGTCATGATCCGCGAGATCAAACAGGCCGCTCGCAAGCTCCTCGACTGGGTGTTCGACGACTGGATAGAGCTGAATGGCCACGGCGACAAGAGCATCCAGTTCATCTTCAACGACCTCGACCCCAGCGACGCGGTCGATTTCAAGAAGCTACTCATCGAACTCTACGACCGCAAGCTCATCAGCCGTTCCAGCCTTCAGCTCAAGATGGACCTGGACCCGGACATCGAGGCTGCCAACCGCGAGAAAGAACGTAAGCAGATCGACCTGATGGACGAGAAGCAGGTGAAGCCGGTGGTGGATATGGTCGTCTCCGGCATCCTCAGCGTGCCTCGCGCCCGCAAAATGCTCGGGATTCCGGCCGAGGACGATGAACCCACGGCGGAGGCGGCATTGGTCTGGTCGGGCGACCTGGAGTCCACCGGCGACGCAGCTGTGTGCGACGAATGCAGCCATTTCATTGCTGACACCAACCACTGCCGGGTCCACAACAGCGAGCGCACCTTCGACGCCCCGGCCTGTCGCTTCATCGACCGCCGAGAGCCTCGCTGA
- a CDS encoding minor capsid protein, which translates to MPSDLKQRIQDATLKSLTARNRYNDQVTAQLTQALKQAEDEVGRAILQYRSLGSLPDNKLAALKGLEKLQLELDDSMKRLKREQTLVFRKTTKDSFKLGIQQGIGELADAALPFYADLKPEGIDKLATNVFTIVDTNALDFMAQYNLTLAGDVHRELADGIKRTILNGVATGKGADDIVRDMGKVIIDKDSFRQAGSRVFSKAQYRMEMIARTEVLRAHNMGRLKFHERVGIQKLEWLAMEDERMCPVCGGLDGKTFPIDKFPQQPAHPHCRCTNIVAWPMTVCGSEMAAKAAAQASQGDACILPPHVLEGMADAQAKENAKIKSAFENGDIADLGSLTVKQLQTLAKQNGVAIARTKADFIKLLDLAEPGIDHGDLAGTALSAKLKEHKIGLLRTKEELVELLGLKLAELKQAKLLAAQMAKIPPAEGLEGMTAQQLKEMAKENGISLNMTKQETIELLDKLEPGVDHSGLMGKELAAAKQKHGIGILKNKQQLVEALQKKAGADMAESVKKKAVDEAKQKLILKQKTALEDAAKAVVVPDTPTGYKDFLDAIAKAEQAVSGGTDLPQDLLAAHSKEIALKKQLFQDQVGKLKSTELKTLAKETKVQYWQWANKDELTTLFTETDPAKIKAVQASIDTKHAAWAEKHGGKKKTAPAKPATPKKEPPKPAPQPSPVKPPEAKIGKKGAEFATVDSAWQQKGLPSKFKKTGKAAVGGAHEKEFWTDENGDKWLFKPIGRKDDEFIAFGEEAAYKIGRLIDPHSIEVRTIQLNGRTGSIQKWRTDLRDDFDFRNILPQDLTTIELEQIQREHVVDWLIANHDGHSKQFVRARDGRVYGIDKGQAFKFLGQDKLSLDYHPNGVCGEEEPFYNKVFRAAKEGKVRVDPNATLRYIQEVEKIADEDYLDLLRPYAEGRFSKDPAGLRHFYDLALERKHNLRRDFEGYYADVLGDRGFRFDKLSAATGKKKLLSSAEETLVEEARKLGWQGKTLPFDSGDVEDQNALIFTESFKGKKRTVVKMKIRPDTDRRIDEVLRRYVQTAAGEKGQPLVEDSFFPTILDAVKNVNFHVGDGKYNRTKIDKALRLRKKLETLQKSTEPKVKEMADHYLKWVKEIEESVDWDRATNGVFEQYLPKLDAQKPKEKPPFKVERGKVTHTKRRIGSGTITVEADDIDNRTLFNHNSRMQDGHQYTVTFEDGTRVRYRPWSDTNLYAQRGELEMILDGDATPGRVEAMLEKLEQLGIDTRVATAENAEQMYLEKLAYIRKTDKSADYKRLQKSLDDRNATTTERVQALRGYWQKELGVQDITQLSGYNPLGEYQAGFLDRDAKGGYRHQLRFDITEEDLEKQMKGYSLVHDLTNGESMSGFIDLIMENNGAMVSTVEKMRMGVAPGGMSPVADMQTGGASYFFTRIKKQPASDASPALYFKKQMLRRMDAISYDHDAYGKVIDDYVQRNRGASIDDWKRFSQRHGNETIFKYSVTLLDNIEFIVARSDNERREIIQSFTRRGIKKLPDGRKVEDIVHTPQSWSKRKQ; encoded by the coding sequence ATGCCATCGGACCTCAAGCAGCGCATCCAGGACGCCACCCTGAAAAGCCTGACGGCCCGTAACCGCTACAACGACCAGGTCACGGCCCAGCTCACTCAGGCACTGAAACAGGCCGAAGACGAGGTCGGCCGCGCCATTCTCCAGTACCGCTCCCTCGGCTCCCTGCCGGACAACAAGCTCGCCGCGCTCAAGGGGCTGGAAAAGCTCCAGCTCGAACTCGACGACAGCATGAAGCGGCTCAAACGGGAGCAGACCCTGGTCTTTCGCAAGACGACCAAGGACTCCTTCAAGCTCGGCATCCAGCAGGGAATTGGAGAGCTCGCCGACGCGGCGCTGCCGTTCTACGCCGACCTGAAGCCCGAGGGCATCGATAAGCTGGCCACCAATGTGTTCACCATTGTCGACACCAACGCCCTCGACTTCATGGCGCAGTACAACCTCACGCTCGCCGGTGACGTCCACCGCGAACTCGCAGACGGCATCAAGCGCACCATCCTGAACGGCGTCGCCACGGGCAAGGGAGCCGACGACATCGTCCGGGACATGGGCAAGGTGATCATCGACAAGGACTCCTTTCGTCAGGCCGGAAGCCGGGTGTTCAGCAAGGCCCAGTACCGCATGGAGATGATCGCCCGCACCGAGGTACTCCGCGCCCACAACATGGGCAGGCTCAAGTTCCACGAGCGGGTCGGCATCCAGAAGCTGGAATGGCTGGCCATGGAGGACGAGCGCATGTGCCCGGTCTGCGGCGGCCTGGACGGCAAGACCTTTCCCATCGACAAATTCCCCCAGCAACCCGCGCATCCGCACTGCCGCTGCACAAATATCGTGGCTTGGCCGATGACCGTCTGCGGCAGCGAGATGGCCGCCAAGGCAGCCGCCCAGGCATCGCAGGGGGACGCCTGCATTCTCCCGCCCCATGTGCTGGAAGGCATGGCCGACGCCCAGGCCAAGGAGAACGCCAAGATCAAGAGCGCCTTTGAAAACGGCGACATCGCCGACCTCGGCTCGCTGACGGTCAAACAGCTCCAGACCCTGGCGAAACAAAACGGCGTGGCCATTGCCCGGACCAAGGCCGATTTCATCAAGCTGCTCGATCTGGCCGAACCGGGGATCGATCACGGTGACCTGGCCGGAACGGCGCTCAGCGCCAAGCTCAAGGAGCACAAGATCGGCCTGCTGCGGACCAAGGAAGAACTGGTCGAGCTGCTGGGATTGAAGCTGGCGGAACTCAAACAGGCCAAGCTGCTCGCCGCCCAGATGGCGAAGATCCCTCCCGCCGAGGGGCTGGAGGGCATGACCGCCCAGCAGCTCAAGGAGATGGCGAAGGAGAACGGCATCTCCCTCAATATGACCAAACAGGAGACCATCGAGCTGCTGGACAAGCTGGAGCCCGGCGTGGATCACAGTGGCCTGATGGGCAAGGAACTCGCGGCGGCCAAACAGAAGCACGGCATCGGCATCCTCAAGAACAAACAGCAGCTCGTCGAGGCGCTACAGAAGAAGGCCGGTGCCGACATGGCCGAGTCGGTCAAGAAAAAGGCGGTCGACGAGGCCAAGCAGAAGTTGATCCTGAAACAGAAAACGGCCCTCGAAGATGCCGCCAAGGCCGTGGTCGTTCCCGACACGCCGACCGGCTACAAAGATTTCCTCGACGCGATTGCCAAGGCGGAACAGGCGGTTTCCGGCGGCACAGATCTACCCCAGGATCTGCTGGCGGCCCACAGCAAGGAAATCGCCCTCAAGAAACAGCTCTTCCAGGACCAGGTCGGCAAGCTGAAATCGACGGAACTCAAGACGCTCGCCAAGGAGACCAAGGTCCAGTATTGGCAGTGGGCCAACAAAGACGAGCTGACCACGCTCTTCACCGAGACCGATCCCGCGAAAATCAAGGCGGTTCAGGCCAGCATCGACACCAAGCACGCTGCCTGGGCCGAAAAGCATGGCGGCAAGAAGAAAACCGCTCCTGCCAAGCCCGCCACGCCGAAGAAAGAGCCGCCGAAACCGGCTCCACAGCCGAGCCCGGTCAAGCCGCCCGAGGCCAAGATCGGCAAGAAAGGCGCGGAGTTCGCCACAGTCGATTCAGCGTGGCAGCAGAAAGGTCTGCCGTCAAAATTCAAGAAAACCGGCAAGGCCGCTGTCGGCGGCGCACATGAAAAGGAGTTCTGGACCGACGAAAACGGCGACAAATGGCTGTTCAAGCCCATTGGCCGCAAGGACGATGAGTTCATCGCCTTCGGAGAGGAAGCCGCCTACAAGATTGGCCGCCTGATCGACCCCCATTCAATCGAGGTGCGCACCATCCAATTGAACGGCCGCACCGGTTCCATTCAAAAATGGCGCACCGATCTGCGGGATGATTTCGATTTTCGCAACATCCTGCCCCAGGATCTGACCACCATCGAATTGGAGCAGATCCAGCGCGAGCATGTGGTCGACTGGCTGATCGCCAACCACGACGGACATTCCAAGCAGTTCGTCCGTGCTCGGGACGGTCGCGTCTACGGCATCGACAAAGGCCAGGCTTTCAAGTTTCTGGGCCAGGACAAGCTCTCGCTCGACTATCACCCCAACGGCGTCTGCGGCGAGGAAGAGCCGTTTTACAACAAGGTCTTCCGGGCGGCCAAGGAAGGGAAGGTACGGGTCGATCCGAACGCGACCCTTCGCTACATCCAGGAAGTCGAAAAGATTGCCGACGAGGATTACCTCGATCTGCTGCGGCCCTACGCCGAGGGACGGTTTTCCAAGGACCCGGCCGGGCTGCGGCATTTCTATGATCTGGCCCTGGAGCGGAAACACAATCTCAGGCGGGACTTCGAAGGCTATTACGCCGATGTGCTGGGGGATCGGGGCTTCCGTTTCGACAAGCTGAGCGCCGCCACCGGGAAGAAAAAGTTGCTCTCCTCCGCCGAAGAGACCCTGGTCGAGGAGGCCCGCAAACTCGGCTGGCAGGGCAAGACACTGCCCTTCGACAGCGGCGACGTGGAGGACCAGAACGCGCTGATCTTCACCGAGAGCTTTAAGGGGAAGAAGCGCACCGTGGTCAAGATGAAGATCCGGCCGGACACGGACCGCCGCATCGACGAGGTGCTACGCAGGTATGTGCAGACGGCGGCAGGGGAAAAGGGACAACCGCTGGTCGAAGACAGCTTCTTTCCGACGATTCTGGACGCCGTCAAAAACGTCAATTTCCACGTGGGCGACGGCAAGTACAACCGGACCAAGATCGACAAGGCCCTGCGCCTGCGCAAGAAACTGGAGACCCTGCAAAAGAGCACCGAGCCCAAGGTCAAGGAGATGGCGGACCATTATCTGAAATGGGTCAAGGAGATCGAAGAGTCCGTCGACTGGGACCGGGCCACCAACGGCGTATTCGAGCAGTACCTGCCCAAGCTCGACGCGCAGAAACCCAAGGAGAAACCGCCGTTCAAGGTGGAACGCGGCAAGGTGACCCACACCAAGCGCAGGATCGGTTCCGGCACCATTACCGTCGAGGCCGACGACATCGACAACCGGACGCTGTTCAATCACAACTCCCGCATGCAGGACGGGCACCAGTACACCGTCACCTTCGAGGACGGCACCCGGGTCCGCTATCGCCCCTGGTCAGACACCAACCTCTATGCCCAGCGCGGCGAGCTGGAAATGATCCTGGACGGCGACGCTACCCCCGGACGGGTCGAGGCGATGCTGGAAAAGCTCGAACAGCTTGGGATCGATACCCGGGTGGCCACGGCGGAAAACGCGGAGCAGATGTACCTCGAAAAGCTCGCCTACATCCGCAAGACCGACAAGAGCGCCGACTACAAACGACTGCAGAAATCCCTCGACGACCGCAACGCCACCACCACCGAGCGGGTCCAGGCTCTGCGCGGCTATTGGCAAAAGGAACTTGGCGTCCAGGACATCACCCAGCTTTCCGGATACAACCCGCTGGGCGAATACCAGGCGGGCTTTCTAGACCGCGACGCCAAGGGCGGATACCGGCACCAGCTCCGGTTCGACATCACTGAGGAGGACCTGGAAAAACAGATGAAGGGCTATTCGCTGGTCCACGATCTGACCAACGGCGAGAGTATGTCCGGCTTCATCGACTTGATCATGGAGAACAACGGAGCCATGGTCAGCACGGTCGAGAAGATGCGCATGGGCGTGGCTCCGGGCGGAATGTCCCCGGTGGCTGACATGCAGACCGGCGGCGCGAGCTATTTCTTCACCCGGATCAAGAAGCAACCGGCCAGCGACGCCTCACCGGCCCTCTATTTCAAGAAACAGATGCTGCGGCGCATGGACGCTATCAGTTATGACCATGACGCCTACGGCAAGGTGATTGATGACTACGTGCAGCGCAACCGGGGGGCCAGCATCGACGACTGGAAGCGGTTCTCGCAGCGCCATGGCAACGAGACCATCTTCAAATACTCGGTGACGCTGCTGGACAACATCGAATTCATCGTCGCCAGAAGCGACAACGAACGCCGGGAGATCATCCAGAGTTTCACCCGGCGCGGCATCAAGAAACTACCCGACGGGCGCAAGGTGGAGGACATCGTCCATACTCCTCAAAGCTGGAGCAAACGCAAACAATGA